From one Nitrospira sp. MA-1 genomic stretch:
- a CDS encoding OmpA family protein yields the protein MRKLFQGNYAVLGFLVALLSGCSSWHHVAIVSHGADLRSESSSSDSSPPSLGTAPSTSVPKPEPLLPLVSQPTKSENLPPEINSGVTAQSADDSLLPLKLEDVFFDYDQYSIEKEAVPTLTQNAQVLLKRYPSREVLIEGHCDERGTEEYNLVLGERRAMAVKNYLVDLGVTASSIRVLSLGKHEPFCLQSTLRCFRQNRRAHFVLKKH from the coding sequence TTGAGGAAGTTGTTTCAGGGAAATTATGCAGTCCTTGGGTTTTTAGTTGCCCTTCTAAGTGGGTGTAGTTCCTGGCATCATGTGGCAATCGTCAGTCATGGTGCTGACTTGAGGAGTGAATCTTCCTCTTCCGATTCTTCTCCTCCTTCGTTGGGGACTGCCCCATCCACTTCTGTGCCAAAGCCGGAACCGCTTCTTCCCCTAGTTTCGCAACCTACAAAATCAGAGAATCTTCCACCCGAAATAAACTCGGGTGTTACTGCCCAATCTGCGGATGACTCCCTTCTCCCCTTGAAGTTGGAAGATGTGTTTTTTGACTATGACCAATATTCCATAGAAAAGGAGGCTGTTCCTACCCTGACGCAGAACGCTCAGGTACTCCTGAAACGATATCCTTCTCGTGAAGTATTGATTGAAGGGCATTGTGATGAACGGGGAACCGAGGAATACAACCTTGTTCTGGGTGAGCGACGCGCGATGGCGGTGAAGAATTACCTTGTAGATTTAGGCGTAACCGCTTCCTCTATTCGAGTCCTTAGTTTAGGAAAACATGAACCCTTTTGTCTTCAGTCCACACTTCGGTGTTTTCG